The following proteins come from a genomic window of Rhinoraja longicauda isolate Sanriku21f chromosome 4, sRhiLon1.1, whole genome shotgun sequence:
- the LOC144592997 gene encoding uncharacterized protein LOC144592997 yields the protein MAAGGRAPDGAARPLTTGPQAQQQQQQQQQQQQQQQQKQQKQQQQQQQQQQQQQQQQQQQQQQQQQQQQQQQQQQQQQQQQQQQQQQQQQQQQQQQQQQQQQQQQQQQQQQQQQQQQQQQQQQQQQQQQKQQKQQQQQQQQQQQQQQQQQQQQQQQQQQQQQQQQQQQQQQQQQQQQQQQQQQQQQQQQQQQQQQQQQQQQQQQKQQQQQQQQQQQKQQQQQQQQQQQQQQQQQQLWTQIKKTQCLC from the exons ATGGCAGCCGGCGGGCGCGCCCCCGACGGCGCGGCGCGGCCCCTGACAACAGGCCCACAGGCG caacaacaacaacagcagcaacaacagcaacaacaacagcagcagcaaaaacaacaaaagcagcaacaacaacagcagcaacaacagcagcaacaacagcagcaacaacagcaacaacagcaacaacaacaacagcagcaacaacagcaacaacaacagcagcaacaacagcaacaacagcaacaacaacaacagcagcaacaacagcaacaacaacagcagcaacaacagcaacaacaacagcagcaacaacagcaacaacaacagcagcaacaacagcaacaacaacagcagcaacaacagcaacaacaacagcagcagcaaaaacaacaaaagcagcaacaacaacagcagcaacaacagcagcaacaacagcagcaacaacagcaacaacagcaacaacaacaacagcagcaacaacagcaacaacaacagcagcaacaacagcaacaacagcaacaacaacagcagcaacaacagcaacaacaacagcagcaacaacagcaacaacaacagcagcaacaacagcaacaacaacagcagcaacaaaaacagcagcagcaacaacagcaacaacaacagcagaagcaacaacaacagcaacaacagcagcagcaacaacaacaacagcaacagcagcaacTCTGGACGCAG ATTAAGAAGACACAATGTCTTTGTTGA